TCAACTCTGGCAAAAGGCAACCAAAGAATTAAATCCACAGACAAGGGCGGAAATATTCAAACAGATGAATGATTTATTGGTAGAAGAAGCGGCGGTAATTCCTCTCATTCACCGTGCGGATGTGGTGGGAGTTAGTAATAATTTATTTGGTGTGAATTTAACTCCTTGGGATTTTAAAACATGGAATATTGCAGATTGGGAAAAAAAGGCAGAGGGTAAATAGATTTTAAAAGGGCAAACCCCCCTTTATCCCCCCTCTCGAGGGGGGAGGGCAAAGATGAATAGTGAATAGTTGATAATTAAGAATTAAAAATCCCTAACTCCTGTACGGGCGAATAGCCATTCGCCCCTAACTAACTCATTACTTATTTCTCCCTCTCCCCTCATCCCCTTATCTCCTCATCCCCTAAACACCCTCTCACCTGAAACCTGACACCTACCTGTTTTTAAGCCGCTAAGACTTGGTGAGAAACCTTATCAGGGACTATTTCTAAGTGGTCATATTGCCAGTTAAAAAAGCCTACTCCCAAAGAAAGCGATCGCAATTCAATAATAAAATCTTGCATTTCTCCCTGGGGAAGATAAGCATTGACTTGATCCCAATTTTTCCAATCCCTTACACCCTCATAACCAAGAATTTGTCCCCGATGGGCAGAAACCAGTTGCAAAACCTTTGATGTAAACTCATTGGGAGTGAAAATGTCCACCAATAAAACAGGTTCAAGCAAAATAGGATCACACTGTACAATTCCCTCTGTCATGGCAATACGAGCGGCTTGTTTAAAAGCCTGTTCAGAACTATCTACAGAGTGATAAGAGCCATCGGTAAGGGTTACATCCACATCTACCACAGGATAACCTAAAGGACCTTGTTGTAAATATTCTCTAACTCCTGTTTCTACCCCCGGAATATACTGTTTGGGAACAACTCCCCCCACAATGGTTTCATGGAATTGGAAACCTTCGCCCCTTGCTAGAGGTTTGATGTCTAAATAAACATCTCCAAACGCCCCATGGCCACCACTTTGATGCTTATAACGTCCATGAACTTGTGTGGATTTGCGGATAGTTTCTTTATAGGGAATTTTGGGATTTTGTGCCACCATAGACAGGTTATATTTATTGCTTAGTCGCTCCAGTGTTACCTGCAAATGAATTGCTCCTTGTCCCCAAAGTATTACTTCATGGGTGTTTTCATCTTGTTCCCATTTGAGAGAGGGATCTTCTTCTAAGATTTTTGCGATCGCACCTGAAATTTTCACTTCATCCCGACGATGTTCGGCTGTCACTGCTTGGGCATATACAGGGGGGATTAAATTCGCTTTTGGTAAGGGCTTGATTTCCTTCTCGGAATCGGTAAGAGTGTCTCCTGTTTTTATTCCTTCTAACCTTGCTAGAGCAACGATTTCCCCCACTTGTGCTATATTTTGAGATTTTTGTTGTCCTCCCATTAAACGATAAATACCGCCCACTCTGACCCCATTAAGAGTCATGCCATCTGTAATTTTTCCTTGCCATACCCGTACCAAAGATAACCTTCCTCCTTGGGGACTGTAATAAGTTTTTAATACCTGAGCAATAACAGGGCTATGGGCAACGGTTTTTAATCCTCTCCTTTCCGCAGTAATATTGGGAGATGGGGCTTCTTTGATGAGACAATCTAGTAGTGGACGCACCCCATAATCCTCTTTTGCCATACCAAAGAAAACAGGTACAATTAAATCTGCACTTAAGTCCTGCTTTAAATCTTTTAAAATTTCCTCTTTAGAGGGTTCAATATCTTCAATCAACTCTTCCAATAAATGATCATCAAAATCAGCAAGGGTTTCTAGCATTTCCTGTCTTGCTTGGGTTTCTAACTCCTTAAGATTTTCAGGAAAAGGAACTAAATCTGCTTTATCTCCTTGATGATAATGGTATGCTTGTTCTGTAATTAAATCAATATAGCCGATAATATCATGATCCTGTTTAATGGGATACTGTTGCGGTACCAGAGGACGACTAGATACATCTTTAATGGCATTTAAAACATCCATAAAATCATCTTGCGATCGATCCATCTTATTGATATAAACTAGATGGGGAATCTGCCAATCATCAAGAAACTTAAACAAAGGTGCGAGAGTTAAAACCCTACTTACAGAAGGTTCACAGACAACCACTGCCGTACCTGCTCCCACTAAAGCATTATAGGTTTCTTGCATAAATTCCACGGACCCCGGACAATCGAGAAAGGTAAAATTTATATCTTCATATTCCGTATAACCTGAACTGACTTCCACGCTCATTTGCCTGTTTTTTGCTTCGATGGAATTATCCCCAATGGTATTACCATCTTCCACACGTCCTTTTCGATTAATTGCTCCTGAAACGAATAATAAACTTTCTAACAAAGTGGTTTTCCCACTAGAATAAGGACCGACAATTGCCACATTTCTGGCAGGAGTTTCTACCCTATCATTCATAATTTATACTCCTTTTCTATTTTTCAACGAGACATTAATTAGACAGTTTTTTCTCTGAGAATTTAATTATTATTTATCTTTTTTATGGTTCTCATATTTTCACAGTAGCTTATATTTTGATTAATTTACCAGAATATTTTATTTATCTTAAACATAAAAAAAAATGTAAACTTTTCTATATTTTCTCTTAACAAATGTAAAGAAATAAGGCTCTCTTACTTTAGGTATCTAAATTATTGATTAGGGTAGGCAATGGGCAATTAGTGAATAGTTGATAATTCAAAACTTCGTTCACGACTGAAAGAATAACTCCTGTACGGGCGAATGGCCATTCGCCCCTACTTCCCCCTCTCAATCGCTCCCCTCATAATCACCTCCCCTGAACTCGGAACATTGAACTCAAGTTTTCGTTTTAGTGTAAAATTTTAGCAAAAAGTCCTATTAGCCTATGCTCAATATTCCTCAAGTTATAGCTTCTGAATTATCCCTCAATCTCGAAAACGTCGAAAGTGCCTTAGAGTTGCTTAATGAAGGGGCAACCATCCCCTTTATCGCTCGTTACCGCAAAGAACGCACTGGGTCACTCAATGAGATACAATTAAGAGACATTCAAGAGCGTTTTAATTATCTCCAAGAATTAGAGCAAAGAAGGCAATTTATCTTAGATGCGATCGCCTCTCAAAACAAACTCAGTGAACCCTTAAAGGCTCAAATTACCGCTTGTTTACAAAAAAATGAACTCGAAGACCTTTATTTGCCTTATAAACCTAAAAAGAGAACCCGTGCTACTATTGCCAGAGAAAAAGGT
This is a stretch of genomic DNA from Cyanobacterium aponinum PCC 10605. It encodes these proteins:
- a CDS encoding elongation factor G, producing the protein MNDRVETPARNVAIVGPYSSGKTTLLESLLFVSGAINRKGRVEDGNTIGDNSIEAKNRQMSVEVSSGYTEYEDINFTFLDCPGSVEFMQETYNALVGAGTAVVVCEPSVSRVLTLAPLFKFLDDWQIPHLVYINKMDRSQDDFMDVLNAIKDVSSRPLVPQQYPIKQDHDIIGYIDLITEQAYHYHQGDKADLVPFPENLKELETQARQEMLETLADFDDHLLEELIEDIEPSKEEILKDLKQDLSADLIVPVFFGMAKEDYGVRPLLDCLIKEAPSPNITAERRGLKTVAHSPVIAQVLKTYYSPQGGRLSLVRVWQGKITDGMTLNGVRVGGIYRLMGGQQKSQNIAQVGEIVALARLEGIKTGDTLTDSEKEIKPLPKANLIPPVYAQAVTAEHRRDEVKISGAIAKILEEDPSLKWEQDENTHEVILWGQGAIHLQVTLERLSNKYNLSMVAQNPKIPYKETIRKSTQVHGRYKHQSGGHGAFGDVYLDIKPLARGEGFQFHETIVGGVVPKQYIPGVETGVREYLQQGPLGYPVVDVDVTLTDGSYHSVDSSEQAFKQAARIAMTEGIVQCDPILLEPVLLVDIFTPNEFTSKVLQLVSAHRGQILGYEGVRDWKNWDQVNAYLPQGEMQDFIIELRSLSLGVGFFNWQYDHLEIVPDKVSHQVLAA